TCACAACTACAGTGTGCTGCAGGCCGGCTTCAGGAGGAGTGGGGTGATCAAAGTGAGTTAGACTCTACAGCCATACACCCGTTAATGATATACTGCAGTCTGGTAGGACTGTGTGTAATCTGCACACAACTTCTTCATTCCATTGCTCTTACACATGTGTAGCAACACTGCAATTACTCTAGTAATAACATGGTGTTATTAcatattatacactgctcaaaaaaataaagggaacactcaaataaaacatcctagatctgaatgaaatattcttaaatacttttttctttacatagttgaatgtgctgacaacaaaatcacacaaattatcaatggaaatcaaatttatcaacccatgaaggtctggatttggagtcacactcaaaattaaatggaaaaccacactacaggctgacccaactttgatgtaatgtcctttaaacaagtcaaaatgaggctcagtagtgtgtgtggcctccacgtccctgtatgacctccctacaatgcctgggcatgctcctgatgaggtggcggatggtgtcctgagggatctccacccagacctggactaaagcctgtggtgcaacgtggcgttggtggatggagcgagacatgatatcccagatgtactcaattggattcaggtctggggaacgggcgggccagtccatagcgtcAATGCCGTCctcacactccagccacatgaggtctagcattgtcttgcattaggaggaacccagggccaaccgcaccagcatatggtctcacaaggggcctgaggatctcatctctgtacctaatggcagtcaggctacctctggcgagcacatggagggctgtgtgccccccctccccccaaagaaatgctgacctaccgccaaaccggtcatgctggaggatgttgcaggcagcagaacgttctccacggcgtctccagactgtcacatgtgctcagtgtgaacctgctttcatcggtgaagagcacagggcgccagtggcgtatttgccaatcttggtgttctctggcaaatgccaaacgtcctgcacggtgttgggctgtaagcacaacccccaactgtgtacgtcgggccctcataccacctcatggagtctgtttctgaccgtttgagaagacacatgcacatttgtggcctgctggaggtcattatgcagggctctggcagtgctcctccttgcacaaaggcggaggtagcgtgcctgctgctgggttgttgccctcctacggcctcctccacgtctcctgatgtactggcctgtctcctggtagcgcctccatgctctggacactacgctgacagacacagcaaaccttcttgccacagctcgcaatgatgttccatcctggatgagctgcactacctgagccacttgtgtgggttgtagactccaacttatgctaccactagagtgaaagcaccgccagcattcaaaagtgactaaaacatcagccaggaagcataggaactgagaagtggtctgtggtcaccacctgcagaaccactcctttattgggggtgtcttgctaattgcctataatttccacctgttgtctattccatttgcacaacagcatgtgaaatgtattgtcaatcagtgttgcttcctaagtggacagtttgatttcacagaagtgtgattgacttggagttacattgtgttgtttaagtgttccctttaattttttgagcagtgtatatgtcaTCTACTACTTATTACATTTTATAACATGCATATTGTTACATGTAGTGATTTAATAATGTTGTGTAAAATCTCTCCTCCCCCAGTCAATCCCAGTGGAGGGTCTGATCGAAGGGAGCTCTGAGGCGAGCCTGGACTTCCTACAGTGGTTCAAGGCGTTCTTTGACTCCAACCACAATGGCCAGGAGTATGATGCTCTGGAGTCGCGGGCTGGACAGAGCATGCCACGTgctaatgctgctaaacagccacaAAGACCCAAAGCCCTGACACAACTCGACTTCTGTGAGACTcaacttcactctctctctctgttctattctTTTGTTTTTTCGTGTGAATTGCTAGTATGAAATTCTAGTCCACTGTATCCACTTTATTTGTGTTTTGGTTTCTCAATGTTGTCATTTGTTACCCACAGCTAGGGAAGTGGAGATGTCTGAGGGGCCCTGGCAGAACCAGGAAATGGCACTGGATGTTCAAAcagcagaggagaaggaggataCATTTTTCCATTTCAGCCCCAGCCTGCTGCAGCTCATCCAGAAGCACTGGCCCAGCCCAGCAAAGCACGGGACAGAACTTGCCCAGGATCAGGTAGCCAGACACGTTCTGGGTCAGAAATACCCTCAGGACATCACCGCTGCCTGCTCCCAGACCCCCTACTGCCTCTACCTGTACCGAGGTGTGGAGCTGGGAGGGGATGGAGACCGGGAGACGGCCAGTGTGCTCCTGATGGGCTACTTTGaccagaggtcaggggtcaagcaTGTGCGCCTGCTAGACACCCTTCAACCCAGGGATGCCACAGTGTCAGCTGGTACAGCCGAGCTGAACTGTCTGGTGGAGACTCTGAGGAGGTTTGAGCTCCCCTTGGCGAACTTGGCTGTGTTCTACTGTGGAGACTCAGGGCTGAGCCAGGTGTTGGTGACTGGGCTCAGGGCCCTGAACCCTGGGCTGGTGTCCCTCTGTGGTCTCCCTAGCCTGGCTGGATGGGCGTGTCAAGTGGGCGTGAGTGCGCTGCCGGAGTCGGTCCTGGAGCTGGttagagacatctaccaccactactccACCTACCCCACCACCAACGACAACCTCAAGGGGATATTTGCCGATGTGACATCCTTGgaccctctccttcccctgtcgTCCCAGTGCCTTTTCCTGGGCAGGACAGTGCAGAGGATGGCAGACGCCTGGCCCGAGCTGCTCCAGTACTTTGAGTCTCGGGGCAATGAGGGGGACGCGGAGCAAGTGTGTGCCCGTCTAAGTGACCTAAAAGTCAGACTGAGCCTGCTGTTCCTGGGGCAAGCCTTGGAGCCCCTCTGTGCCTTCCAGGAGCTCCTTGAATGGGGCGACTCTGATGTGGCCAACATCCTACAGCAGGCCTCCAGCCTGGTGCACTCCTATGCAGCCAGCTTCCTCCGCTCGTCCGCCGTGGACCGCTTCCTGAGGCGGAAGGAGCCCACGCTCCTTGCCAACGAGAAGGATCACCTCCTGAGGGTGGATGTGAATACGGGCGCCCGCGTGAAGGACTTCCTGTCGGAACATCAGGCAGAACTCGAAGACGATGTCGTAGACTCTTTCCTGGAGAGCAGTGTCTCCTTCTACAAGGCTACCACCTGGAGCCTGATGAAGAGCCTGCCACTATCCAATGTGGCCCTGAAGAACATTCCCATCTTGCTGAGGCCTGCTGGGAGGCTGGAGGTGACGAGTAGGGTAGTGGCCGAGCTGGGGTCCCTCCTGGGGCTGTGTGGAGTCCCGGGGGACATGGCCCTGCTGACCGATGAGTTCCTGGAGTATATGATCTCAGAGGGTGAGAAGCCTACCGCCGACTCTCCCACCCCTGGGCCCACGGTGGAGCAGCACTGGAAACAGGTGCTGAGAACCATGGGAAAGACATCTATCCTACGGAGGCTGATCTGCAGCCTGCTTACTCTCCCCTCTGGCTCTCTGCAAAGGGACAAGGTCTTCGCTCGGGTGTGTAGCTAACTGGACTAGACGGCACTATTTGGGAAATTATGTTGGTGTGTTAGCTCTGCTGTAATGTATGCTACTACTATAGTCACATTGTTTTGCAATGTAGAACCTACAATTTTTTAATGTTTTGTTTGTCTGTTAATGTGTTGGTATGGATGTCTTTTATGTGTCCAGGCTACCTTGCTTGGTGATGGTAGTCGGGATGAGGATGACTGGCTCACAGAACGCAGTGAGGACGAAGGCATACCCTCATCACCCTCAAGTCCTCTAAAACAGGAGAGCAACTCATCTGGTAAGATTGTACTATATATTTACCGGAATGTGACACTTGACAAACTGTTTATTCGGAGCAGAGGTCTCCAGCTCTGTTTCTGTGTGcaggtttttgttccagcccagcaataACGGACTCAATTCAACTAAGCCTCTCTCCAGACTGAAGGCCATTATTTGTTGTTTATTTGACACAAGTGTGtgagtgctgggctggaacaaaaacatTGCGTAGGTGAATAcggatatactgtatatttaatcATTCCGATTGTTCCTATTGTTCAAGATTTGATTGACATCACAGAGCCTGCTGAGACTGAACCTAGGCCTGTTCAGACAGACACAAGACCAGGTAAGGATAGCACTGAGAATCACATACAATTGTCTGACAATGATCCTTTAATGAGTGTATGTGATTCTCAGTGCTATCCTTACCTGGTCTTGTGTCTGTCTGAACAGGCCTAGGTTCAGTCTCAGCAGGCTCTGTGATGTCAATCAAATCTTGAACAATAGGAACAATCGGAATgattaaatatacagtatatccgTATTCACCTACGCAatgtttttgttccagcccagcactcaCACACTTGTGTCAAATAAACAACAAATAATGGCCTTCAGTCTGGAGAGAGGCTTAGTTGAATTGAGTCCGTTATTGCTGGGCTGGAAAAAAAACATTGCGTAGGTGAATAcggatatactgtatatttaatcATTCCGATTGTTCCTATTGTTCAAGATTTGATTGACATCACAGAGCCTGCTGAGACTGAACCTAGGCCTGTTCAGACAGACACAAGACCAGGTAAGGATAGCACTGAGAATCACATACACTCATTAAAGGATCATTGTCAGACAATTGTAtgaatattatatatttatatatacaaaaaaaatattgACCTCTTTGCAATTTGCCCACAATGGCAGTGCTAAAGACAACTGAGTCTATTGAAATTATTGTTCTCGATGACAGCGACGATGACGTTATTTGGACTGAGACCATACAGCACAGGGtacaatatatttttgtttaaatCTATTTCCTTTTTTTATATAAAATGTGATTATGTGCAGTGCATATATTATGGAAGCATAATATAAGTGTTTCTCTCACTGACCCCCCCCAGCTTAAAAATGACAATGCCCTGCCGATGGCCACATCCACCCCTGAAGGACCATCTAAGACATCCTCCTGCCTGTACGAGGTAGGTACTGTTGACTCCATCAAAAACAGATTGTACACACATAACAGTATAATTTAATATAATAACAGtgacagtggcaagaaaaagtatgtgaaccctttggaattatctgaacagacaaacacagtctgcttaaactaataacgcaCAATAACTATTGtatttgtctatattgaatatatcatttaaacattcagtgtaggttggaaaaagtatgtgaacccaggAGTCGGCTAACCTGGGGTACAATcattgagacgagattggagatgttggtcagaggtgccctgccctataaaaaaactctcaatttgagtttgctattcacacgaaacattgcctgatgtgaaccatgcctcgaacaaaagatctcagaattgttgacttgcataaagctggaaaaggttacaaaagtatctctaaaccTTGATGTTCaccagtccacggtaagacaaattgtctataaatggagaaagttcagcactgttgctactctccctaggagtggccgtcctgcaaagatgacttcAAGAGCACAGCGCtgaatgaggttaagaagaatcctagtgtcagctaaagacattttaaaaaatctctggaacatgctaacatctctgttaacgagtctacgatacgtaaaaccgtaaacaagaatgttgttcatgggaggacaccactgtccaaaaaaaacataactgcacgtctgaagttcacAAAAGAGTATctagatgttccacagcgctattggcaaaatattctgtggacagataaaactgaagttgagttgtttggcaggaacacacaacactatgtgtggagaaaaaagggtACAGCACAccaacctcatcccaactgtaaactatggtggagggagcatcatgttttggggctgctttgctgcctcagggcctggacagctttcTATCATCAactgaaaaatgaattcccaagtttattaAGACATTTTGCAGAGactgtaaggctatctgtccgccaattgaagctcaacagaagttgggtgatgcaacaggacaacgacccaaaacacagaagtaaatcaacaacagaagaaaatacatctTCTGGaagggcccagtcagagtcctgccctcaacccaattgagatgctgtggcatgtcctcaagagagcggttcacgccagacatcccaagaatattgctgaactgaaacagttttgtaaagaggaattgtgacgcagtctcctctgaagagttgatgttgagatgtgtctgttacttgaactctgtgaatgtCACTTATactccctctcctgcctctaggtcatcaggctgctgattatccagcacacctgtcaccattgtctCGCACACCTGTGCCTcatgtcactcacctggactccataatctccttgattatcttccctatatctgtcactccccttggagCTTTACTCTGGTGTTaatgactctgttttcatgtcgtgTGTTtcgtgtttattttatttattaaaacactcactccctgaacttgcttcccgagtctcagcgcactcgttccaggaatggtccaaaattcctcctgactgttgtgcaggtctgatccgcaactacagaaaatgtttggttgaggttattgctgccgaAGTAggatcaaccagttattaaaaccaagggttcacattagaggtcgaccgattatatgaattattatttatttttttcaatgccgataccgattttattggaggaccaaaaaaaacgATGCCGCTTAATCGGCCAATTTAAAGAtacatgtatttgtaataatgacaattacaacaatactgaatgaacacttattttaacttactataatacataatataataagtcaatttagcctcaagtagataatgaaacatgttcaatttggttgaaataatgcaaaaacaaagtgttggagaagaacgtaaaagggcaatatgtgctatgtaagaaagctaacgtttcagttccttgctcagaacatgaaagctggtggttcctttttaacatgagtcttcaacattcccaggtaagaagtttaaggttgtagttattataggactatttccctctatcatttgtatttcattaacctttgacaattggctgttcttataggcactttagtattgccagtgtaacactATAGCTTCCGTTTCTCTCCGCGCTCGAatcagcaacacaacgacaactgCCACCACaccgaagcagcgttacccatgcagagcaagggaaacaaccaccccaaggctcagagcgagtgaagtttgaaactctattagtgcacgctaactagccagccatttcactttggttacaccagcctcatctcaggagttgataggtttgGAATCATAAACAGCGccatgcttgacgcacaatgaagagctgctggcaaaacgcacgaaagtgctgtttgaatgaatgtttacacgcccgtttctgcctaccaccgctcagtcagatacttagatgcttgtatgctcagtcagattatatgcaacacaggacacgctagataatatctagtaatatcaaccatgtgtagttaactagtgattatgattgtttttataagtttaatgctggctagcaacttaccttggcttactgcatttgcgtaagaGGCAGTCAGTCTCCTGGtggagtgcaagagagagaggcaggtcgttattgcgttggactagttaactgtccggttgcaagattgaatcccccaagctgacaaggtgaaaatctatctgcccctgaacgaggcagttaacccaccgttcctaggctgtcatagaaaataagaatgtgttcttaactgacttgcctcggtAAATAAAGATTAAAGAAAGGTgtacaacaaaaaacatttggtaaatcggcgcccaaaaataccgatttccgattgttatggaaacttgaaatcagccctaattaatcggccattccgattaatcggtcgacctctagttcacatacttttcccaccctgcactgtgaatgtttacacggtgtgttcattAAAGATATGTacacgtataattgtttgtgtgttattagtataAGCAgactattgttgtgacttaggtGAAgttcaaatttgatgaccaatttatgcagaagtccaggtaattccaaagggttcacacacTTTTTCTTGCCAAGGTCTTATACATTTTTTAAGTAGTATTATATTATTAGTCTTAATTCTCTGCTTAACTGAAGTGTGTAAAATAATCCTTTCTCTTTTCTGATTTACATTATCATGACAGTTAGCTTTGAGGCCGACAATGGTACATATcaatgtatttcagtgttcaaTCTCACCAGATGTGTTTTGTGGTGTATGGCTGACTGTGTGCTGTACGTTTCCCTGTAGGATGAGAAGGGCTACAATGTGGGGGATCTGGTATGGGGACCTATACGGGGATTCTCCCTGTGGCCAGGGACTGTCCAACCCTGGAAGGGACGGCAGGCAGCCAAAAGCATCCGGAAAGTTGAATGGTTTGGGGATGGCATGTTATCCGAGGTGAGGGTGAAGAAGGACATCGTGTTTTTGTTGTCAGTGTGTTTATGTGAGTTATGAGTGTCCATATTTGATGGacaatgttttttaaattaaattgtaAAGGTGAATTGTTGTGCCTATCACTCAGTGAAATTCTGTCTGTTTCAGAAAAACACCCGGGGACTGCTGCCATTTGGATCGTTTGCACAATGTTTCTGCACAAATAGCTTCGCCACCCTCGTCACGTACAGGGATGCTATATTCCAGTCTTTACAGGTCAGTCTGTCTAGCTCTGCTTGTGTATGATTGTCGATTTGTATGTGTGTATCCCATCCGATTGTGTGTTGTTGATATGTAACCGTGTAGGTGGCTGCTTCAAGATGTGGGAAGGTGTTTTCCCTGGGTTCAGAGAAGCGGGAGGAGCACCTCAGGGAAATGGTGGACTGGGCCTTCGGCGGTTTCAAACCCACTGGTCCAGATGGGTTCCAACCACCACTCCAGACAGAGGGTAAGCTAAGAGGCTGACTAACATATCATTCTGTATCTACCCACTGGCCACACACTCGTTGAGCCATTGTTCCCAcgtaatttcaattaaattacgttgaaccaatgtggaatagacgttgaactgacgtctgtgcccagtgggtattaCATACATGCTCCCCCTCTTTCATTTTGAAGATGTTATAACAACTTGTATGAAAATAAATAGATATATTTTGTCTTAATGGTGTACAATATTTTGATGTTAATGATTTTACAGCTAAAGGGATTGCTAATGGGAAGCAACCGGACCAAAATAAGGCAACATCCATCAACAGTGAACTGCACAACCTGAGccaggtgtctgtgtgtctcaccAAGCTCTCGCTGAACCTGGACAGCGGCACCTTCAACCTCAGACAGGAGGAGGATGCAGGTGCCTCGTCCAACATGGAGAAAAATGATCCAAATCCGGACTGCCAGCCACCACTCAAAAAACAAAAGCAGCAGTCCGACAAAAAAAAAGACCCGGGCGACGTCTATGAACAGCCGGATCAGAAATACAGAGGTGGTCCTTCTCTACTCTTTCTTCACGCTGATATATCCTCTGTTAATAATTGTGTTTCAAATCACTTCCAACAGCGGTATTTCCTATTTGATTACTTTTCTCAATGCACTGACACTGCCTCTGCGCACTCatttaatatactgtattttgtaTCTTTATTTTCTCAGAGAAGATGGTTCAAAGGGTACAGAAGAAAAGACTGGACATTGAAGGTGAGAGCTTGTGCTGACATGGACACGCTTTTTTGTATTAAATAGTGGTATTGTTGGAAGTCTGGTTCCTTCATTGTTTTGTTCACTCACTTTGTAATTTTCTATCTTCCAAAGCTTTCTGCCTGTGCTGTATGGCTGACGATATAGAGATTTTCCATCCACTGTTTGAAGGAAGCCTTTGCCTTAAATGCAAGGTAAAGCAAAACATATATTCATCTTGTGGTTCTTGCTACATTTCATCATGTTGTACAGGTCAGAGAGGTTACGAAAAcatccagtaccagtcaaaagtttggacacctactcattcatgggtttttctttatttggactatttgagattcttcaaagtagccaccctttgccttgatgacagcattgcacactcttagcattctctcaaccagcttcacctggaatgcttttccaacagtcttgaaggagttcccacatatgctgagcacttgttggctgcttttccttcactctgcggtccaactcatcccaaaccatctcaattgggttgaagtcgggtgactgtggagaacaggtcacctgatgcagctctccatcatggtcaaatagcccttacacagcctgggagtgtgttgagtcattgtcatgttgaaaaacaaatgatagtcccactaaaactgacttgcctagtaaagtaaaggtaaaatacatttaaaaaatactctgtctcacaaagacaatcctcaaatttgtactcatcagaccagaggacagatttacactggtctattgtccattgtcatgttttgttggcaagtctcttcttattggtgtcctttagtagtggtttctttgtagcaacacaactgattggttcaaacacattaagaaggaaagaaattccacaaatgaacttttaacaagacacacctgttgattgaaatgcattccaggtgactaccttatgaagctggttgagaatgtcaagagtgtgcaacactgtcatcaaggcaaagggtggctactttaaagaatctcaactatattttgatttgtttaacgctgttttggttactacatgattccatatgtgttattaaagaaaaacccttgaatgagtaagtgtgtccaaacttttgactggtactgtatatgttaaaCAAAATGTATATTGGGTGTGTTGCCTCCATTTTCTTTCAGATGGTCATGTCTTCCCTAGTTGTGCCAATTCCTAAATCTTTATATGGGAAGTTGTAACACTGACTACTCTTCCTTACAGGATAACTTCACTGAGACTCTCTATCGATACGATGAGGATGGCTACCAGTCATACTGTACAGTGTGCTGTGCTGGCCTGGAGGTGATCCTCTGTGGGAACGACAGCTGCTGCCGGTGAGTAACAGTATTTGCTACTAACGCTCtctccagtggaggctggtggaaggGGGACCGTCCTCCCCATTCTCACTCCACCAGCCTCCTATGCCATTGTTTACTCTAAACCTTCCAGACATGGGTCATGTTCTAACATATGTCTTCTCCCAGCTCCTACTGTTTGGACTGCCTAAACATCTTGGTTGGCCCAGGTACCTTTGACTCTCTGAAGGAGGTGGATCCATGGATCTGCTACCTGTGTGAACCACACAATTCCCACGGTGCCCTGAAACCCCGTCTTGACTGGAGCATCCGTGTCCAGGAGTTTTTTGCAAATAACAGTGCCTTTCAGTTTGTGAGTGGCGGTTGTAGCGTTACCTTGGAATGGAATGctttttgttttgatttgatcTATTAGTAACATTCATTTACATACCGGTACTGGTCAATAACCGAATGAGTGTGCTAAACCTTTGCCCTCTCTAGGAGCCCGATCGGGTATACCCGTCCATCCCTGCCAACCTGCGTCGACCAAtcaacgtcctctcactgtttgATGGGATTGGCACAGGTTAGCTGCTGCGCCGGAGTTCTTCCATTCTAATTCTACTCTGTCCTGATTCTGCTGATGAAAATACTACTGTATTATTTGTTTTAATTCTACTCTAATTTTGATTCTACTATTTTTTTTTCTGCTTCTACTATGAAGATCTTACTATGAATATTTGA
This genomic stretch from Oncorhynchus kisutch isolate 150728-3 linkage group LG24, Okis_V2, whole genome shotgun sequence harbors:
- the LOC109869386 gene encoding uncharacterized protein LOC109869386 isoform X2, with amino-acid sequence MKRKGERGGDLEMAVNVQVEPGEKHNRYELLAWLNESLQTRFTKVEQTCSGAAFCQLMHWLFPGSVDVQRVRFHASDEVDARHNYSVLQAGFRRSGVIKSIPVEGLIEGSSEASLDFLQWFKAFFDSNHNGQEYDALESRAGQSMPRANAAKQPQRPKALTQLDFSREVEMSEGPWQNQEMALDVQTAEEKEDTFFHFSPSLLQLIQKHWPSPAKHGTELAQDQVARHVLGQKYPQDITAACSQTPYCLYLYRGVELGGDGDRETASVLLMGYFDQRSGVKHVRLLDTLQPRDATVSAGTAELNCLVETLRRFELPLANLAVFYCGDSGLSQVLVTGLRALNPGLVSLCGLPSLAGWACQVGVSALPESVLELVRDIYHHYSTYPTTNDNLKGIFADVTSLDPLLPLSSQCLFLGRTVQRMADAWPELLQYFESRGNEGDAEQVCARLSDLKVRLSLLFLGQALEPLCAFQELLEWGDSDVANILQQASSLVHSYAASFLRSSAVDRFLRRKEPTLLANEKDHLLRVDVNTGARVKDFLSEHQAELEDDVVDSFLESSVSFYKATTWSLMKSLPLSNVALKNIPILLRPAGRLEVTSRVVAELGSLLGLCGVPGDMALLTDEFLEYMISEGEKPTADSPTPGPTVEQHWKQVLRTMGKTSILRRLICSLLTLPSGSLQRDKVFARATLLGDGSRDEDDWLTERSEDEGIPSSPSSPLKQESNSSDLIDITEPAETEPRPVQTDTRPVLKTTESIEIIVLDDSDDDVIWTETIQHRLKNDNALPMATSTPEGPSKTSSCLYEDEKGYNVGDLVWGPIRGFSLWPGTVQPWKGRQAAKSIRKVEWFGDGMLSEKNTRGLLPFGSFAQCFCTNSFATLVTYRDAIFQSLQVAASRCGKVFSLGSEKREEHLREMVDWAFGGFKPTGPDGFQPPLQTEAKGIANGKQPDQNKATSINSELHNLSQVSVCLTKLSLNLDSGTFNLRQEEDAGASSNMEKNDPNPDCQPPLKKQKQQSDKKKDPGDVYEQPDQKYREKMVQRVQKKRLDIEAFCLCCMADDIEIFHPLFEGSLCLKCKDNFTETLYRYDEDGYQSYCTVCCAGLEVILCGNDSCCRSYCLDCLNILVGPGTFDSLKEVDPWICYLCEPHNSHGALKPRLDWSIRVQEFFANNSAFQFEPDRVYPSIPANLRRPINVLSLFDGIGTGYFVLKELGFKVDKYVASEICSESIAVSEINHEGKIIHVDDVRLITKEHILKWGPFDLLIGGSPCNDLAMVNPARKGLFEGTGRLFFEYYRLLHIMKPKEDDRRPFFWFFENVVFMNNHHKVDICRFLECNPVLVDAVKVSPAHRARYFWGNIPGMNRPIIASQTDKVILQDCLERGRVAKFTKVRTITTNPNSLKQGKDVSKLPVSEKGVDDNLWITELEKIFGFPKHYTDVKNMNRQQRQKVLGKSWSVPVIRHLFAPLKDYFACEQLPPVPFAAI